The region CATTCTTTTAGAGAGGCTCTGCCAGGGCTTTTTCAATCGCATTTACTATTTTGTCAGAGGAAGGTTTGGTAATCGAAGTCCAGCGATCCACAACTTGCCCTTTGCGATTCACCAAAAACTTCTCAAAATTCCAACTTACATCTTTAAAAATCAGCCCCGGCTTTTGCTCCGTCAGGAACTGATAAACAGGCTGCTTGTTGGGTCCTGTGACGGGTGCCTTGTCAAAGAAAGGGAACGTGCATCCATATTCTTTCTTGGCAAAACTTTGCACCTCAGTGTTGTCGCCTTTTTCCTGCTTAAAATCATTTGAAGGAAATGCCAAAACCACAAACCCACGTTCTGAATACTTTTTGTAAAGCCCCTCAAGATCTTTCAACTGCGGCGTAAATCCACACTGCGAAGCCGTATTAACAACCAAAACCACTTTCCCACGATAAGAAGAAAAATGAACCTTCTTTCCCGAAATATCATTCGCAGAAAGCTCATAGAAACTACGAGGCTTAGAATCCGAACTCGAAACCTCAGACGAAGTTTTCTCCTCAGCAAAGCCCACCGACGAACTCAACAAACCCAAAAACAACGAACTTACCACCAACACTTTAGCGGAAATCTTAAGCATAACCTCTCCATCAAGCTGAGATGTTCAACGAACTAAAAAATCATCCTCCTATCGCGAGGGAAAAACAACTCCAATGAAGCATCCGCCATAGATGAAAACTGCCTAAGAACAAAGCACTCCGTAGGGCTGAGAGGTGGTAGAACCTGCACCCAGCGACCTCCGTCGGCGCCGGACAAAAATAGCAGGATGCTATTTTTGCGCGTCAGCCCGAAGGGTAAAGGGCAGGAGCCCTTTGCTTCCGCGAACCGGCAAAGCCGGCGGCGGTGAGGCATGGATGCCGTGAGATCGAAAGGCATTTTTCCTCTATGTCGCGGTGCGAATCTTTGACTTGGATGATGGATGAATTTCTAATTAATTTGAATATCTTAGCTACGATTTGGGGTGAGTAGATGGAGCTTCGCAGTCCCATAGTTATTGTTTCTGCTTTTGGGAGAGGCCATTGGTTGGCTGCCGCGCTTTCGCGCGAGGGGATCAAGACGACCGTCTTGGATGTTTCATCCAAACTTGGCGTTTGGCCCTCAGAAGATCTTGAAGGGCCCTTTGGTTTTTTCCGTAACGAGAAAATTTCAGAATCGCAGATGGAGCGCTTGTACTCCGATGATTCTTTCGAAGAGTTGCACAATGGCTTTACATTGTGGCTGCCTGAAGGTCCTCTTGAGTGCAAAGGTCCTTTGACGAAATTTAAAATCGACAACTCGGGGCTCGCTCCACAAGTTAAAGAAGCTCTGCTGCCAAGCGCCTCTGATAAGCTACAAAAAACTGTGGGTCGTAATGTGACGAGTTTTGATTTTGATCAAAGCTGGCTTTTGCATTTCGCTCATCAGTGGGCGGGAACTACTTTTAAACCGAATGCATTGGCGGCGACCGAAGGTGCATCTCTTCCGATCTTTTCTTCGTTTCTAGTTCGTCAAGCGACCCGCGATGGTTTGGAAAAATCATTTGCCTGGTTGCGAAGCAAAGGCGTTGAAGTTATCAAGCCACAAAAAATCGTGGATGCGTCCTTTGGTGCGGGCAAGACGGTGACGGGTCTTGAGATCGCTGGTGAAAACCAAGGTCTATTGAAACTTGAACAGCTCGTCTGGATGCTTTCCAGTGAAGAGACGTATTTCTTAAATGAGCGTTTGGGAAAATATCTTTTCAACGAAGGCCCTCTTGAGTCAGAGTGGTGCTGGGTTCGTTACCGTGTGTCGTTGCAGGCTTGTACAGAGCGCGATGCGCTTCCGTTGCACACGGTTCTTTTGGATGATGTGAGTTCTCCCTGGACCCATGAAAACATGATGGTCATTCAACGGACCTCCTCCGCAGAACAATTCGATGTGTGGATGCGTATGCCGACAGTTCAGCGTTTCAACAAAGAATATCTAACTAGCCGTAGCAAGCGCATGAAAGACATTTTGCTTCGTCGCATGTCTTTGGCTCAGCCGGAAGTTCTAAGCTTCCCGCAAGAGTATTATTACACTTATGCCCAATTGGGAGCTCCGCGCTTTCCAGTTTTTTCGGCAAAACACAATTCACGTCGTGGACGTGTGGCTTATGGAAACCTTCACTTGGATGGGCCCGAGGTATGGCCTCACTTTGCGTGGACAGCGATGTTCGCGAAAAACGAAATCTCTCAGATGCACATCCAAAACTGGTGGAGAGAAAAACTTTTGAAAGAGCAAAAAGAGAAACGAAAGGAAGCCGGTCAGTGATCGAACGTTACACGCGCCCAGAGATGGGTCTTATTTGGGATGCAGATCAACGATTTGGCAAGATGATGCAAGTTGAAATCACAGTGGCACAGGTTCAAGCTCAGCTGGGTTTGATTCCGAAAGTGGCTGCAAAGGCGATCGCACAAAAGTCGCGCTTTAATGTGAAACGCATTTCTGAAATTGAAAAAGAAACGAAACATGACGTTATCGCCTTTGTTAGCAACTTGGCTGAAAACGTGGGACCCCATGGAAAATTCATCCACTTCGGAATGACCTCTTCGGATGTTCTAGATACTGCTTTCAGCTTGCAGGTCCGCGAAGCCGGTCAAGTTTTGATGAGTTCAATCGTTCGCATGGAAAAATCTTTGCAGGCCTTGGTCGATAAACATGCAGAGACAATGTGTGCGGGACGTACTCACGGAATGTTCGCAGAACCCACAACATTCGGTTTTAAAATGGCAGGTTTCTTGACCGAGCTTCGTCGTAATAAAAAACGTGTCAAAGAGGCTTTAGAAAACATGAACATCTGCAAACTCAGCGGTGCGGTTGGTACATTTTCTAGCCAGTCTCCAAAAGTGGAAGCGATGGTGGCTCGTAAACTGGGTTTGAAACCAGAACCTATTGCGACACAAGTTATTCCTCGTGACCGTCATGCGGAAATGATGTTGTCGCTGGCGATGATAGGAACAGGGCTTGAGCGCTTGGCCGTGGAGCTTCGTCATTTGCAACGCAGTGATGTGGCGGAAGTGACTGAGGGATTTACCAAAGGCCAAAAAGGTTCCTCGGCAATGCCTCATAAGAAAAATCCCATCAGTGCAGAAAACATCACAGGCCTTTCTCGTTTGCTGCGTGGTTATGCTGTCGCGGCAATGGAAGACGTGGCTTTGTGGCATGAACGCGATATCAGCCATTCCTCGGTTGAGCGCGTGATCTTCCCTGATGCCTTTATTGTGGCTGACTATGGCATTCACCGTATGAGCGTTTTGTTGGACGGTTTGGAAGTAAATAAAAAACGCATGCTGGACAATATCGAAAGTTCCCAAGGGCAGTTGTTCAGTTCCCATGTGTTGTTGGCGTTGGTTGGTAAAGGAATGCGTCGTGAAGATGCCTACGCGTTGGTTCAGCGTCTTTGTCATACATTGGGTTACGGCGAACACTTAAAAGATAAATTGATGGGCAGCGATGAAGCTCGCGCTCTTTTAAAACCGAAAGAGATCGAAGAGATTTTTACGGGTAAGAAACACAAGAAAACGATCAAAGAAATTATCAAGAGAGCGAAAGCGTAATGACACGTTGGAAGTTTTTTAAAGAAGGCGACATTGTCGATGTGGTAGCTCCGGGTTACCCATCTCAGCCCCACGAGGTGGATGGTTCTCGCGATTTTCTTTTGAAATGGAATTTGGTTCCACGTATTCCAAAAGGTTTGATCAAGCCGCATTTTCTGCATGCCAATGAAGATGAGGCTCGATTTGAGTTTTTGAAAAATGCGATTCAGTCTAAGGATTCTAGTGTGATTTGGTGCATGCGTGGTGGTTACGGCAGTAATCGTTTGGTGCCGATGCTTGCAAAACTTAAAAAACCAAAAGAACCGAAGCTTTTGATCGGTATCAGCGACATTACGTCGTTACATACTTTCCTGACTCAGGAATGGGGTTGGAGCACTTTACATGCGCCGCTATTGGATCGTTTGGGTCGCGGCTTGGTTGCTTCCAAGTTTGAAAAAGAATTACACGGAATTCTTTTTGGCCAAGAAACAGATGTTGAGTTTAAAAAACTCAAACCTCTGAATGATCAGGCACGTAACATAAAACTTTTAAAATCCCGTGTTGTCGGGGGAAACCTGGCTGTTTTGCAAACGACATTGGGCACTCCGTGGCAGATTGATGCTAAGAAGTCTTTGTTGTTTTTGGAAGACACGGGGGAGCGTGGCTACCGCGTTGATAAGATGTTGGAACATATGCGCCAGGCGGGCGTGTTTAAACAGTGTCACGGGTTGATTCTGGGTGATTTCATTGGGGGCAATGAACCGGGGTCAGATCAAAGCAAATTAAAACAAGTCTTTAAACGTTGGTCCGAAGATTTAGATCTTCCAATCTTTCAAGGGTTGGAAGCGGGCCATGATGTGATTCAGAGACCGGTGCCTTTAAACACTTCATGCGTTCTTTCACAAAAGAACGGCAAGGTGCTGCTCAATATCGATACAGGAGGAAAAGCGTAATGAAATTTTCTGTTCTAGAAAAGAATCTGATTTCGCAACTAGAGGATCGTATCCGCGATACCACTCCAGGTGTGATGGTGCGTGCTTACCAGGGCGGACGTATCATTTGCGACGTTTCTGTAGGCAATACTTACGCTTATTATGATCTAGCAAGTGTGACGAAGGTGATCTTTACCCAGCAAGCGATGATGTACGCTTATGAATTGGGGAAATGGAATTTTGAGACGAAGGTTTCGGAATTTTTGCCATGGTTTCCTTCCAAAGAAACTAAAATTACAGAGTTATTGACTCACAGTTCGGGGCTACCGTGGTGGATGCCATTTTATCAAGAAATCAATCAGAACTTGTCCCGTGAAAAGCGCCGCGATCAATTGCGTGAAATCATCCAGGGTTTGAAGCTTGAGAAGTCAGAGACAGCGGTTTATTCCGATGTTGGTTTCCTGGTTTTAGGTTATGTGCTTGAAGTGATTTTTGAAAAACCACTTTTGGATGTTTGGACGGATACAAAAAATAAGTTCTACGCAGGAACGACTTTAGAGTTCCACGCCGATAATAAAACGTCGACCAAGATTTCCTTATTTGCTCCAACAGAAGAATGCCCGGTTCGTAAAAAGCTTGTTCAAGGTGAAGTTCATGATTTGAACTGCTGGTCCTTAGGGGGCGTTTCTACGCACGCCGGTTTGTTCGGCAGCATCGACGATTTAGGTTGGTATTCGCTTCATTTGCGCTCTCAGCTTTTGGGGATTGCAAGATACAGCATTCGTCAAAAGACGGCACAATTGTTTGCTAAGCGCGCCCTTCCAGAAGGAAAAGGCGACTGGGCTATGGGTTATATGATGCCAACGCCGGGCTCTGCAAGTTGCGGAAATTATTTCTCGTTAGATTCAATTGGTCACACGGGGTTCACTGGAACGTCGATTTGGTATGATCCTAAGATGGATATGAGCGTGAACATCCTGTCGAATCGAGTTTTGTATGGATCCGAGAACAAGGCCTTTGCAAAATTGCGTTCCGAGATTCACAATTGGATTGTTGAAAATTACAGAAGATCTGGAGTGTAAGCGGTACTACCGCTTTCAGGAGTAATAAATGGATTTAAAACCTGGTAGTCATATTCATTTGATGGGGATCTGCGGGACCGCAATGGCGTCGATGGCGGGTCTATTGAAAGATCGCGGATTTAAAATCACAGGCAGTGATATGAACCCGTACCCACCCATGTCCACTCAGCTTGAAAGTTTGGGTATCACTATTCAAAAAGGATACAAAGCTGAGAACTTGAATCCGAAGCCTGATTTCGTGATCGTCGGAAACGTGATTTCTGCGAATAACGAAGAAGCTCAAGAGTTGATGAAACTAGGAATTCCATACACGTCTTTGCCAAAAGCAATGGGTGAATTCATTATCGCTGATCGCGAAAGTGTTGTGAT is a window of Bdellovibrio sp. SKB1291214 DNA encoding:
- a CDS encoding glutathione peroxidase — protein: MLKISAKVLVVSSLFLGLLSSSVGFAEEKTSSEVSSSDSKPRSFYELSANDISGKKVHFSSYRGKVVLVVNTASQCGFTPQLKDLEGLYKKYSERGFVVLAFPSNDFKQEKGDNTEVQSFAKKEYGCTFPFFDKAPVTGPNKQPVYQFLTEQKPGLIFKDVSWNFEKFLVNRKGQVVDRWTSITKPSSDKIVNAIEKALAEPL
- the purB gene encoding adenylosuccinate lyase codes for the protein MIERYTRPEMGLIWDADQRFGKMMQVEITVAQVQAQLGLIPKVAAKAIAQKSRFNVKRISEIEKETKHDVIAFVSNLAENVGPHGKFIHFGMTSSDVLDTAFSLQVREAGQVLMSSIVRMEKSLQALVDKHAETMCAGRTHGMFAEPTTFGFKMAGFLTELRRNKKRVKEALENMNICKLSGAVGTFSSQSPKVEAMVARKLGLKPEPIATQVIPRDRHAEMMLSLAMIGTGLERLAVELRHLQRSDVAEVTEGFTKGQKGSSAMPHKKNPISAENITGLSRLLRGYAVAAMEDVALWHERDISHSSVERVIFPDAFIVADYGIHRMSVLLDGLEVNKKRMLDNIESSQGQLFSSHVLLALVGKGMRREDAYALVQRLCHTLGYGEHLKDKLMGSDEARALLKPKEIEEIFTGKKHKKTIKEIIKRAKA
- a CDS encoding LD-carboxypeptidase — its product is MTRWKFFKEGDIVDVVAPGYPSQPHEVDGSRDFLLKWNLVPRIPKGLIKPHFLHANEDEARFEFLKNAIQSKDSSVIWCMRGGYGSNRLVPMLAKLKKPKEPKLLIGISDITSLHTFLTQEWGWSTLHAPLLDRLGRGLVASKFEKELHGILFGQETDVEFKKLKPLNDQARNIKLLKSRVVGGNLAVLQTTLGTPWQIDAKKSLLFLEDTGERGYRVDKMLEHMRQAGVFKQCHGLILGDFIGGNEPGSDQSKLKQVFKRWSEDLDLPIFQGLEAGHDVIQRPVPLNTSCVLSQKNGKVLLNIDTGGKA
- a CDS encoding serine hydrolase domain-containing protein, which gives rise to MKFSVLEKNLISQLEDRIRDTTPGVMVRAYQGGRIICDVSVGNTYAYYDLASVTKVIFTQQAMMYAYELGKWNFETKVSEFLPWFPSKETKITELLTHSSGLPWWMPFYQEINQNLSREKRRDQLREIIQGLKLEKSETAVYSDVGFLVLGYVLEVIFEKPLLDVWTDTKNKFYAGTTLEFHADNKTSTKISLFAPTEECPVRKKLVQGEVHDLNCWSLGGVSTHAGLFGSIDDLGWYSLHLRSQLLGIARYSIRQKTAQLFAKRALPEGKGDWAMGYMMPTPGSASCGNYFSLDSIGHTGFTGTSIWYDPKMDMSVNILSNRVLYGSENKAFAKLRSEIHNWIVENYRRSGV